The genomic DNA GACTTGTGGAGCCTGGGTGGCTTGGTGGGTGGTGTGGTAGTTGGAGTTGGCCATGTTGAGTATAGTATCTTGTGTCTGCTTCGTGTGAAGTGCTTCGAAATTTTTGGATCTGTCGTGAGTCGGGACGCCTTcgaagtacttcttctttttgaGAGCGATCAGAGGGAAGGAAGCGTGTAATACATATACTCACAAAGCACACATCTGCACGGCTGTCCTCAAAATTTGGCGTCTGGTGCGAACAGTGGTAGCAACGAACTTTGTCAAATTCTTCATACTCACTCAGCTATACCGTCCTCTCCTACCACGAGCAGCGCGAGGCCGCCCTCCATTATTTCCACGCTGAACCACGGGACTGCTCCCAGCCATCATCGAGCCGTCCAACACCGAACTTGACAAATTCAGCGACCCAGGACTTCTCGGTAATGAATCAGCTGCAGACACCTGTGCTCTCATCCTCTCCTGCAAACCCAACATAGGGGGCTCCACGATCGATCGCTCCGCAGTCGCCGGCGTTCTTGACGTCCTCGCTGAAGATGGTGGTGGCCTTCCCACAAACGAAGACCTCAACTCCGAATCAGAATCACTCTCTTCGAGCTCAGTATCCGTATGTTGATAGCTCCCAGCTTCAGGCACAGAATCATCCAAATCACGTTCCATCTCCATTCCCaaatcctcttcatcctgcGCAGCGCCTGTCAACTCCGCCTCTTCCAGATTCGTATACTGCTGTTCATCATATTCATTCTGAGCAACCTGACTCCCCTCCATCATACTGTCCTCATTGAATGTGACATCTGCTGTCGAAGCGTCCGCCTCAGCCTCGGGAATATCATCATCCAGATCTcgttcctcctccacctccccaGCTTCTTCCGCCGCTTCATGCTCACgcgcttcggcttcgagctccgcttgctgctgctgagcctgCATATCCATCATCCCTCGTTCCTGCCGTTCTAGTTCATCTTGCTCGAGTCGTTCCGCGAGTTCCTCGTTCATAGCTTGTAAGGTCTTCGCAACGCCCGGTGGACGAATCCATTGGGAACCGAACATGCGAACAGCGTGTTTACGCGTCTCGATGGCTTTCTCGTCGGCTGCGAGGAGAGCAAGAGGACTCCGTGCGTGGTGCAATTTGCGTTCTTCATCGCGTCGTTGGCGTTCGCGGTGTGTTTGTTGTGGGTTATGGCCGGCCTGCGGAGGTGGTGATTCGGCGCGAGGGCGGTACGTAGCGCGCAAGAAGGATGAGTGGTCCTCTTGTGGAGGAATGAGTGGTAGTGAGAGCATTTTGTTGTTGTGTCGCTATGACGGAAAGGAAAGCGAAGTGGTTGTTGACTTCGTGCTTGTGAAGGAAATGGGCAAGTCGCGTGTGTTCGCGCCTACCTTCTCATGAGCTCGCGGCAGCAAAGTACAGTAGCACTGTGCTGAGTCTTGCAGTCTTATTGTCGTGCGAAGCTCAATGTCTAGCGATGTCACTTGGTCGTTGCTGTGTTAAGTTACGAGTATATCAAGGAGGGGCATCGGCTGGTCGTTATTTTGTGCGCGTCCGATGGGTCGTCACCATCAGCTAAGGTGCAGGTTCATTCACTTCCACTTGATATTCATTAAGACCTCACTTCAGCACGAGAATCGTACTCGAAGTCATAAATCACTACAGCAGCACACACGCCTCATATACCTACGTTCGCTGGAAATCCGTACGCGTCCAGATCTGGGCGCAACACCACCAACTTATCACTGCAATAGCCATTTTTTCAGAGTCTACAATCTATAAACATCATCTAGCCTCCTCACCCATTCAGAAGTCTGCAAAGCGGAGAGAAGAACACAAATGAAAAGTCAGAATGCTTTCCCATTTTCTTCATGCCATGTCCATCAACAACGACATCTTTCATCATCCATCATAGCTGTGCGAGTAATCATTACCAAGCATTCGCCGTCCACCATCGCCTCTCTTGCTCCATCCTTGTAAGACAACGCCGAAGAGAGCCACATCTATGCATGTATCGAATCATTCATTGTTTCGTTCGCCATAAAGAAGAAGGGGCGCCTGGTATCGCGTCGGTCCCAACATCGCGTAATCTATGCCTCCTCGACATCAGCAGGCTTCTCGCCATCGGCGGCATCAGCGTCCTTCATCTCCTCATCAGGCTTTGCCTCTGCAGccttcttggcctcttcctccgccttcttcttctcggcttcgGCGGCACGCTTGGCTTCCTCCTCAGCTCGTCGCTTGGCGGCGGCCTCCTCTTCAATCTTCCTCCgtgcctcttcctcttcttggcGCTTCTCATTGAAGCGGGAGATGACCACTGCAGCGGTAGCGCGGAGCTCCTCGTACTTGGCGATGTACTGGGCCTTGGTGgcatcctcgccatcctcgtaCAGCCAGTCCTGCAGTCATGTTAGCAATTGTCTATGTACCCTCGTGGCCGTCTATCTTACCTCGAGCTCATCGCACTTGGCGCGGAtcttgtccttctcctcgtcgctggCAAAATCTGAGTAGCCGTTGCTGGTGTATGGCTCGTCAATCTTGCCACGCATCGAGTAGATTTGTGATTCGAGTTCGTTCTTGCGGTCTTCGGTCTCGGCAACAAGCTTGTCCTCAGCAATCATCTGGCCTTCCTTCTCGAGGAAGAGGTCCTTTTGCTGCTGGTCGAGGGATGCTGTGCCGGCAGAGAGCGGTAGGTCACCCTTGCGCACTTGCTTCTTGACTTTGCGGGTCTTGACAGGTGGGGTGGCCTCGCCGTTCGCTTTGTCGGTGTCCATTGCCTGTCGATTCGTCAGCAATGGTTCGGTTTTCTGGCGTTTCGCCGCGCGCTCGTCTGCATGAAGTCGCAATTTCTCGAGATCGGCAGTAgtggccatcatcgccgcttcctcctcttctgtaGAAACAAACGCAGAACGCAAAACTCGAACTTTACTCACATCGCCATCCTTGGCCTCTGGGATAGGCTCCTCgatctcctgctcctccacatAGTAGCCTTGCTCCACGTTCAAGACACCGTGCAAGTTCAGGCGTGCCTTGAGCTTGCAGATCATAAAGTCGTCCTTGCCGTCCGCCTTGACACCCTTCACGCTGAAACGGCCAATCCATGGGTTTGGCTTGCCAGGAAGCGCATCTGGCTTGGCGTACTTGGCCTCGAGGTCGAAAGGCTGTTTCCGGTAGAAAGTGAGGATCTTCGTCGATGGCAAAGCGTTACCCTTGTTGAAGACGGTGAGGTTGGTGTCCTCGTCTGGAATATCGGGCGACTTCTCCCAAGTGAACTCGATTGGGTATTGCACGATGTCCTGGACGCTGAAGTCACGGACGCGGAACACTGGGGAGAGGATGGCACAGCTGAAGGCACATCCTCGTGCAATGGCCTCGTCTGCATTCATGGTGAAGTTCAGGTTCTTGCCGAAGAAGTTCTGAATGATCGATTTGAGGGCAGGCACACGCGTGCAGCCACCGACGAGCTCGATGTAGTCGATGTCGTCTTTGGTGAGCTTGGCATCGGCCAAAGCCTGTTCCAGAGGAATATGTGCGCGGTCGAGCAGTGGCTGGACGAGCGTTTCAAGCTCCTCGCGCTTGAGCATGCCACGAACGTCGACATCGTTCATCAGCGACTCGATATTGATTGGTGCCATGGCGTTTGCGGAGAGAaccttcttcagcttttCAACTGCTGCAGCCACACGGACGCGTGCCTTAGGGTTTTCGTAGATATCGATCTTGTTCTTTTCCTTGAACTCATTGCGGAAGTGCTCAATGAGAGCCTTGTCGAAGTTACGACCTCCGAAATGCCTGTCGTAGGCAGTCGAGACGACCTTGAGCTCTCCCTTCCTGAATTCGCAGATGGAGCAGGTGTAATTGCTGTGGCCAATATCGACGATCGCAACGCGGCGTGGCTTCTCCTCTGGGCCTGGCAGATCAAGCTTGGTGATGCCGTATCCAAGAGCAGTCGCAGTGGTCTCGTTGATCAGGCGGAGAACCTTGAGGCCTGCAACCTCTGCGGCGTCCAAGATGCCTCTGCGCTGAGCATCGGTGTACCATGCTGGAACAGCAATGACCATATCGTTGACCGGTAACCTCAGCTCTTTCGATGCGGTCTCTCGTGCCTTGGTCAAGAACATGGCGATCAATTGTGTAGCGGTGAACTTTTGCTTCTGACCGAGATATGTGACCTCGGCGCCAACCTGGCCGTCCACATCGACGAGTGGTGCCGACACGAATTCCTGCTCAATCTGCACATCGGGATCGTTGATCGTGCGTCCGGCGAGTCGTGTGAGGGAGCCGACGGTGTTTTTGAGGTTGGAGATTTCCTGTGTCTTTGCGGCCTCGCCGAGGAATCTGGATTTTGAGCCGAAGCTCACGAGTGTGCTGGAAGGCTGTCAGTCTCTGTGTCACGCAGATGGATAAGGGTGTGTACGTACGGAGTCGCTCGGTTGGAGACCTCATTTGTGATGACATCGACGCCCTTGTTCCGCGCAACAGCCTGCGGAAGAATCAGTACGAGTGCGTTGCCGGGGAGGTTGATCGGTGAGACTCACAATTACGCTGTTTTGCGTACCAAAGTCCAATCTGACGCATGTCAGCGCTGTCAGTGTAACAAGTGAAGAGATGGAGCAGTACTCACCCAACGACAGACATGTCGTGTGCGGTGTGGTGTGTGGTAGCTCTCGGTGTGCGAGTGCGTGGTGGGGTTGAGGTGGTGAAAAGCGGGAAGTGGTGTTTGGTGTTGAAAAAAGTTAGGCGTTCACAAGTTGTGTCTAGCTGCGCTGTACCTGCACAAGGGACCCAACACGGAAAATGACAATACGACAAATTTGCGAGGAACGCAGCTGCAGGTGATGATGTCTTTTGGGTGGGCTGTCTGGTCTCTGCAAAAGTGGGTAGGCTGCTAGCGGCCAGGCCAACTCACGTCTCTGCCTCTCCGAGAACTTTCCAGCATCCGCCAGAAACATCGCATCCACATCCCACATTTCCTCGCGCACACCGTGCACAGCGCGGCCCGAGCCACTCCCTCTGTCACGTGTCCGCGGACACGAAAACACTTCAGCTTGCGACATCCATGTCCGTCTTGACACATAACACCCTCTCAGCTCACTTGGCAGGCTCCACGAGAGTGCATAAAAGACACATTGAAATCATGAAATGACATATACCGCAATGCAAATGAGACGCCCTGGCAGGCAGACAGTAATGCCAAGGACGAGACGCCATGCACGAAGAGGACTTCACGCAACAACCATTCTGGACAGCCAAGACATTACACTCGAGATGTGTTCGAAGCGCGCGGTCTTGAAGCGGCCTTCAGCGCATCCCAGACATGAGCCAGTGGGCTTGAAAGCCTTGGGCCATCAACCGTTTGCCATTAACGCAGCTTGTTCGCCCGGTGTAGGAAGTACGAGGGTCGAGGCGAAGCATATCTCCACGGCACGAATAGATGATTGGGGCATCACATTCACGCCAATAAGTTCTTCCGCACGTGTTCAAAGCAAATAAGGGTTTGCGCGCCTCTGCTGCCGCACGATCGCCTGGTGAGCCAGCGCTTAGCAGCATGTCTAAGTGTCACTTTAAGACCAAACGCTGAAGTCATGCAAGTCCAGCTTCAGGCATGTCGCACCAGGTAAGACGTGGTATCAAGCACTTCCGTGTTGCT from Cercospora beticola chromosome 3, complete sequence includes the following:
- the HSP88 gene encoding Heat shock protein hsp88 (BUSCO:EOG092616YZ), translating into MSVVGLDFGTQNSVIAVARNKGVDVITNEVSNRATPTLVSFGSKSRFLGEAAKTQEISNLKNTVGSLTRLAGRTINDPDVQIEQEFVSAPLVDVDGQVGAEVTYLGQKQKFTATQLIAMFLTKARETASKELRLPVNDMVIAVPAWYTDAQRRGILDAAEVAGLKVLRLINETTATALGYGITKLDLPGPEEKPRRVAIVDIGHSNYTCSICEFRKGELKVVSTAYDRHFGGRNFDKALIEHFRNEFKEKNKIDIYENPKARVRVAAAVEKLKKVLSANAMAPINIESLMNDVDVRGMLKREELETLVQPLLDRAHIPLEQALADAKLTKDDIDYIELVGGCTRVPALKSIIQNFFGKNLNFTMNADEAIARGCAFSCAILSPVFRVRDFSVQDIVQYPIEFTWEKSPDIPDEDTNLTVFNKGNALPSTKILTFYRKQPFDLEAKYAKPDALPGKPNPWIGRFSVKGVKADGKDDFMICKLKARLNLHGVLNVEQGYYVEEQEIEEPIPEAKDGDAMDTDKANGEATPPVKTRKVKKQVRKGDLPLSAGTASLDQQQKDLFLEKEGQMIAEDKLVAETEDRKNELESQIYSMRGKIDEPYTSNGYSDFASDEEKDKIRAKCDELEDWLYEDGEDATKAQYIAKYEELRATAAVVISRFNEKRQEEEEARRKIEEEAAAKRRAEEEAKRAAEAEKKKAEEEAKKAAEAKPDEEMKDADAADGEKPADVEEA